The bacterium genome has a window encoding:
- the rpsL gene encoding 30S ribosomal protein S12, whose product MPTISQLLRLGRRVEPSKSKSPALEFCPQKRGVCIQVRTITPKKPNSALRKIARVRLTNGVEVTAYIPGIGHNLQEHSVVLIRGGRVKDLPGIRYHIIRGTLDSAGVQDRRRGRSKYGAKRPKQAGVA is encoded by the coding sequence GTGCCGACAATCAGCCAGCTGCTGCGCCTGGGACGGAGGGTCGAGCCCTCGAAGAGCAAGTCCCCCGCGCTGGAGTTCTGTCCGCAAAAGCGGGGCGTGTGCATTCAGGTGCGGACGATCACGCCGAAGAAGCCGAACTCGGCGCTCCGGAAGATCGCCCGCGTCCGGCTGACGAACGGGGTGGAGGTCACCGCCTACATCCCGGGCATCGGCCACAACCTCCAGGAGCACTCGGTGGTGCTGATCCGCGGCGGCCGCGTCAAGGACCTGCCGGGCATCCGGTACCACATCATCCGGGGGACGCTCGACTCCGCGGGCGTGCAAGACCGCCGGCGGGGCCGGTCCAAGTACGGGGCCAAGCGGCCCAAGCAGGCGGGGGTGGCGTAG
- the rpsG gene encoding 30S ribosomal protein S7 — MPRKGSVPRRTVVGDLVYSSPSVTRLVNKVMTRGKKSLAERIVYGALDSLKDKGGKEPAKTLEAALHNIMPVLEVRPRRVGGATYQVPVEVRPERRVSLGMRWLVTYARQRPGRTMREKLAAEILDASNNTGAAVKRREDTHKMAEANKAFAHYRW; from the coding sequence ATGCCGCGCAAGGGATCGGTGCCGCGCCGGACGGTCGTGGGAGACCTGGTGTACAGCAGCCCGTCGGTGACACGGCTGGTCAACAAAGTCATGACGCGGGGGAAGAAGAGCCTCGCCGAGCGGATCGTGTACGGCGCGCTCGATTCGCTGAAGGACAAGGGCGGCAAGGAGCCGGCCAAGACGCTCGAGGCGGCGCTGCACAACATCATGCCGGTGCTCGAGGTGCGGCCGCGGCGCGTCGGCGGCGCGACCTACCAGGTGCCGGTCGAGGTGCGGCCCGAGCGCCGGGTTTCCCTCGGTATGCGCTGGCTCGTGACGTATGCCCGGCAGCGGCCGGGCCGGACGATGCGGGAAAAGCTCGCGGCCGAGATCCTGGACGCGAGCAACAACACGGGCGCCGCGGTGAAGCGGCGCGAGGACACGCACAAGATGGCGGAGGCCAACAAAGCCTTCGCCCATTATCGGTGGTAG